TTGGCTATCTTTCTAGTTTACTGTAATACATATGTGTACAATTTCCTCACTTCTTTGACTTGATGTCTTGACTCTTGATTGAAGAAACAGTAATTTTTATGCCATGGAGGTGGGACTCCTGCGGGTAATGAGAAGCTTAAAAATTGAAGCCCATTTCTTTAAAATCCCACTATAGTAATGAAATAGATTTTAAGGGTGAGCCAGTACTCAACAAGAGCCCCATAATAACCCATGAATCTATGTTTCCAACTGTGGCAAGTCCTTTTCCCCTTTCCTTCATAAAAAACCGCTTATTTCTTCAGACTTAttagggtgtattcaattaggattctgAGAGAGTTTCAGGGAATTAATAattctaggggtattcaattaggattttaagtgattctctgaaattctaggtatattcaattagaatttcaaaatagtttattaaaattcttagaaatccaggtgtattcaattaagattttaaagaagtttataacattccaggtgtattcaattagaaattgattttaaagaatttgagaaagacagaatatatggagtgcaagttcagtgcaaatggaggccaaaacgagttaggggtgaggatcggagatcaagaaataccaaagagcgatcgttttcgttacctaggatctatcttgcaaaagaacggagaattagatggagatctcaaccatagaatacaagctggatggatgaagtggaagagtgcatccggcgtgttgtgtgaccgccgtatgccactgaagctcaagggaaaattttataggacggcaataaggccggcgatgctgtatggcacagaatgttgggcggtgaaacatcaacacgtacacaaaatgggtgtagcggagatgaggatgcttcgttggatgtgtgggcacacgagaaaggataagattaggaatgaggatatccggggtaaagtaggagtagccgaaattgaaggaaagatgagagaaaatcggttacggtggtttggacatgtgcaaagaaggcctactgacgctccgattagaagatgcgactatgggacagaggttcagggccgaaagggtagaggaagacctaggaaaactttggaagagactctaagaaaagacttagagtacttggatctaacgaaggacatgacacaggatcgagcacattggcgttctaagattcatatagccgatcccactcagtgacttagattttccaagtctccaaccgagaagttttcctcactcgggaaattaagggaacactaccccaacctacatgctccactcagaaagctttaacatacaagcttcaacaaaagaaaattcaaagaacttagcgaagaaggctttggtgtatttaacacaatacgttgaaatgaaggaaagcttatttattgataccccgataagctacaaatatgtacatatacatgagtcaaaataaacacacaagagggagccttcacaaaggttgcttaggagaagtctcagcagtcggtagagccccagaaagagaaggcaccggagggggatcatttggagcctcagtactggacagaaccctagaaggaggaggcatcagaggttgatcatttggagcttcattacgcggtacagccccagaagacgaaggcaataaatgcctttggaacaaacccacaaatcgctgatgatcaagtaaaacctgaccatcagtttccttcatctggtcaagcttccttttcatgtttgtagcatagtcatgtgcgagccggtgcaactgtttattctcatgcttgagccccctaatctcctgtttgagactcatcacttcagccgccaatgattcaacttggcgggttcgagcaaataggcgttgggccatattagacacagaacctgcacactgaacactgagagccagcgaatccttaacagctaactcatcagaccgtttggaaagtagtctgttatctttgggagtgagaaggttcctggccaccaccgcagcggtcatatcattcttcatcacggaatccccaacggtaagaggaccagtaggggagacgaaggatgggcgccatatgttgtctggagaaggcggggctgcctcttcaacaaggttcaagtcaaaacgacggtcggaggggccagacattttcaaaggtgttgaagagagaagaggtcggacaaatcaagatcttagaagtgcaagaatgaagcttctaccggtggagattcaagtgtgctttggaacttaatgccagcccctataaaaatctgcactcgacggagcttcagtaatcgaagaggcgcctgctcagaaatcgaagaggcgtttgctttctcaaaagcagggctgcttagagatcacgagggttgatatcagaaatcgaagaggcgtttgctttctcaaaagttgggctgctcaaagaccacgaaggtcgatctcagaaatcgaaaaggcgctcgctttctcaaaagctgggctccccagagaccacgagggccgatctcagaaatcgaagaggcacctacttttccagccttgtcagcacctgtcacacgcacactcagctttgcggaaattatgggcattctgtcaaagacttctggggaagtagaaaacacatgaatcttactgttcaatcacccacttctcacacgcaacaatagctcatgggtaccacagataactttgccaaagttctctgccaaagttgagcacgtgaagcttgcagctcccactacatcgctctgaccaagaagggtaaaagaatagcaaagaaacagcactaacaaagtttagacccataaattttgaaggtctagctatcatattattacccacaagggtaaaggaacagtaccactgctggataattggaaagtccctgtgtgtcaacctctgtgcttcgtggcaaggtagactagcaaacatgtccaacctttactcacattcgagaaaacactcccaataagattgcttgctccaaaatcgaagaggcaccgtcctccgaatctcaagagccagactcccaacatgactcactttcttaaaaatcgaagagagggtaaaggaacagtaccattgctggataattggaaagtccctgtgtgtcaacctctgtgcttcgtggcaaggtagactagcaaacatgcccaacctttactcacattcgagaaaacactcccaacaagattgcttgctccaaaatcgaagaggcaccgccctccgaatctcgagagccagactcccaacatgattactttctcaaaaatcgaagagacactgctccccgaatctcgagagccagacccccagcatgattgctttctcaaaaatcattgaggcatcgttctccgaatcaatcgaagaggcgctcgctttctcaaaagctgggctgctcagagaccacgagggtcgatctcagaaatcgaagaggcacctacttttctagccttgtcagcacctgtcacacgcacactcagctttgcagaaattatgggcattctgtcaaagacttttggtgaagtagaaagcacatgaatcttactgttcaatcacccacttcccacacgcaacaatagctcatgggtaccacagataactttgccaaagttctctgccaaagttgagcacgtgaagcttgcagctctcactacatcgctctgaccaagaaaggtaaaagaatagcaaagaaacaacactaacaaagtttagacacataaattttgaaggtctagctaccatattattacccacaagggtaaaggaacagtaccattgctggataattggaaagtccctgtgtgtcaacctctgtgcttcgtggcaaggtagactagcaaacatgcccaacctttactcacattcgagaaaacactcccaacaagattgcttgctccaaaatcgaagaggcaccgtcctccgaatctcgagagccagactcccaacatgactactttctcaaaatcgaagagagggtaaaggaacagtaccattgctggataattggaaagtccctgtgtgtcaacctttgtgcttcgtggcaaggtagactagcaaacatgcccaacctttactcacattcgagacaacactcccaacaagattgcttgctccaaaatcgaagaggcaccgccctcgaatctcgagagccagactcccaacatgattacttcctcaaaaatcgaagagacactgctctccgaatctcgagagtcagacccccagcatgattgctttctcaaaaatcgaagaggcatcgttctccgaatctcgagagccagtaccacagaccactttttcaaagtgctctgacagagttaaaacatgtgaaactggcagctcccactaccgtgctatgaccaagcagggtaaaggaatagcattactacttgttgttagggagactcctatatatgtcgacctccatccccaacggacaggcagacctgcaaaaatgctcaacccttcatcatatctgagagggcactcccaacgaagcctttcgaaatattcagctttctttccccccgataatagctctgcaaacaagctatactagagcaagaatatctcatatcatcagggttaaaagcaagagtatcccatatcatgctttttccctgtcttttcttttggccttgtttttacctgcaagacaaggagaaagagagcaatcagtcagcacttggaatcaagcttccagccaggaactgactgtctggaaccccttacctgattacttacctgacattgctctcgagtactcatcttcaacatcttatgttcccagggaagattccgcatctgcttgaggaacagatagggcaagtgcgaaggatacaaggaagcatgtggagacaagcgtaacagcacacgtgccgatacatccattactctgtcaaaagcaaaagtatcccatatcagcagggtggaacgtactctagatttgatggacttgttttgaccctcaaattctttagtcggccttatactctggaggaaaccagaaaaccctccagctcagttcaagaataagcctgtggaaagttacttcttcaaaagcaaaagtatctcatatcatctcttctcatttttcttctctttatccttcatgctgctgcaagatggggagaaggtgaacaatcagtcggagctttgattgcttaccttgtctgtcacctctttcagcagaccccctagctcggcgacttgggggactcctactacatggtttgtatcgcgcttgaccaagcctgaaactacaagtaagcttcaagtgaaattgatacattaccttgtgcatctccacgagttaaagataccacccctggatggaggaagagtacttccagagaagatgccacatctacctatgagacagataaggcaagtcaagacgacaccacactccgatacttagaagtttcgtgattacgagatcattctctcacaatatttcctaatgtcatttgtactaaatcattcacttgtactcactaaaggagagtttgaacctatgtacttgtgtaaacccttcacaattaatgagaactcttctattccgtggacgtagccaatctgggtgaaccacgtacatcttgtgtttgctttcctatctctatccatttatatacgtatccacactaatgaccggagcaatctagcgaagatcacaaaaagcgaccgttttcgctacctaggatccatcttgcaagagaacggagaattagatggagatctcaaccatagaatacgagctggatggaaagagtgcatccggcgtgttgtgtgaccgtcgtaggccactgaagctgaagggaaaattttataggacggcaataaggccagcgatgttgtatggcacagaatgttgggtggtaaagcatcaacacgtacacaaaatgggtgtagcggagatgaggatgcttcgtgggatgtatgggcacacgagaaaggataagattgggaatgaggatatccgaggtaaagtaggagtagccgaaattgtaggaaagatgagagaaaatcggctccggtgatttggacatgtgcaaagaaggccgactgacgctacggttcgaagatgtgactacatgacagaggttcagggccgaaggggtagaggaagacctaggaaaactttggaagagactctaagaaaagacttagagtacttggatctaacggaggacatgacacaaaaccgagcgcaatggcgttctaggattcatatagccgaccccacttagtgggaaaaggctttgttgttgttgttgttgtttgagaAAGTTaaagaattagagggaattggagagatttcgtagtgtattttaagtatccacaaatctcacctcttcccatgagatttcgagggaattgaatcaaaattttatatggaatctctacaaatcaattaaactccataaaaatccatggatttataaatccattaaaatctctcacattctcaattgaatacacccttctTAGACTATATAAAAGATTTGGATTTTTGGAGATGTGAAACTCATGCGTAATTATGTATTGCTGGGtctttttttatcttcttgCTTGTGCTTCTGATATAAAGTTTAAAGTAATGCAGATAGAAGTTAATTGTGTCACAGGACTAATTAGATTTTATGCAGGTTAAGGATAGATTTGATGAGAAAGAGTTTCAAGGTATGGCCCTAGACTACTTAACTATATGCTCTTCTGAGTTTGGGGTCTCTATCATCAACTTTCTGTTGTGCATATAATATAATGGCAATGAGATCAAATAAAATGTGATCTATTAGCGAAGTTATTTATGCCTTCTAAGGCGAAGTCCTGAAAGAAAGCTGGTGATTTAGAAACCATTGCATTCAAATTGTTAATATTTTGCAACACAGTTGAACCTAAAAGCATCATGCTGGAGCTGATGAAACTTCTTTATGCATGCTGCCTTTGCAGTTTACACCCTACCTTCCAAATGAAAGTATGTAATAATCATTCTGTTTAAGAAAGAAGCAAGGCCTTCCTAGCCAAAACAAATTTTCCAATCATATTTTATGATCTGtttctttattttaaattaGCATATAAATTGCAGTCTATAAAATGGGTTAAGAACAAGCTGTACCACTACCAAATTAGGTATTGTAAGAGCAACTTGCCTCAGTTATACACCAATGATAGGGAAAATATATCATGCTCCATATGATGCTAGCAAGGTGTCTTTAATTCAAGACATGCCTCTGATACACAGTAATTTTACttgtaatattattatttttactcGTCTTATACAGGGAAGGCTAGTTTTGATAACCACCTCAGCCTGGACAACCAGGTATGGAACTACTTTGGTTGATCCTTAAGATGTATGGAGTTTTATGCAGTGGCAACCTTTCGATTTATTTTGTCATAACAGGGCAATGATGCAAGGAAGAACCTAATGAACATGTTGGACTCTGCTAAAGCCAAGCTTGATGATATTTTACAAATGAACTCTGAACTTGTTATCGAGAACTGCAAGGTTGCCTCCACAAGATTTTTTTTGGTTCCATTAAATTAGCATATATTGATTCTTTCTTTTAGATGGGGTATACATAAGGTATATGTTGCCAGAAAGTTTGACATGCTACTTTCTTAGACAGTCAATTTAGGTGATATTTAGACAACCTAAACAACAGTCTAGGCTTGCAGGTTGGCAACATCACATGTCAGAGTCTGACAAGtgaaatttctctctctctcgctctctctctctacatgtATAAGCAGGAAACATTCTCTGGAAGGCAGTATGATATACTTTGTCGTCAGATTGTTTGAACCTTTATTTAGATGGATTCTCGTTCTATGTATGATTTAGATTGACACTCTGACAACAgaatattttatactttttgcaaaagaacggagaattagatagagacctcaaccatagaatacaagctggatggatgaagtggaagagtgcatccagcgtgttgtgtgaccgttgtatgccactgaagctcaagggaaaattttataggacgacaataaggccggcgatgctgtatggcacagaatgttgggcggtgaagcatcaacacgtacacaaaatgggtgtagcggagatgaggatgcttcgttggatgtgtgggcacacgagaaaggataagattaggaatgaggatatccgaggtaaagtaggagtagccgaaattgaaggaaagatgagagaaaatcggttacgggggtttggacatgtgcaaagaaggcctattgacgctccggttcgaagatgtgactatgggacagaggttcagggccgaaggggtagaggaagatctaGGAAACTTTGGAaaagaccctaagaaaagacttagagtacttggatctaacggaggacatgacacaaaaccgagcgcaatggcgttctaggattcatatagccgaccccacttagtgggacaaggctttgttgttgttgttgttgttgtggccGTTTATATACATGAGTTGATTAGAGTGGATCTTGGTTGCACAAAGTTTTGTTGgttttctgttttttctttttatttggtaTGTTCAGGCTTAAGTATTTAGCTAAAACTGACAATGTATTTTCATGAGAACCTACCGGTATGATATACAATTTGACTTGAAAGGAATCATATTAAGCTTATTCTGCTTTTCACATCACATCCTATAGAACAACTtcctttattaaattaatattgcAACTATTCGACCTCTCTTTGAGATCTGCTTCACAGTTTGAGTTGTGATTGTTTCTTATGCTGCTTTCTTGTGCTGATTCAGATGAAGCAGGCTATTGAGCAAGTAAATTTGAGGGAAAGTGATTTTAAGGTCAGTTGGTTGCTAATACAAATAGATTGATGTCTTTGTGGATGTATACATGCCTGTGCGGGTGCTTTCAGAAACATAGGATTTAAAATTCGATGCTAAGATATGCTCTGGGAAGTTGGTCTCACATGATTACTTTATTTTCTGCTAGTGTGTGTCCTTGGTTTTACTATCCGGAATATGGAGTTTTGGTGGATTTTGAATAGAGTGAACTAATTTTTCATTTCTCTTCTCACGTGGGTGATTCCAGCCAGAGCTAAGGGCAATGGATATAAAGACCCTGGAAGAAGAATACGATGCTCTTCTATCAGACAAAGCTGGAGAAACTGAGTACTTGAAGACTCTGCAGGACCAAATTGAGAAACTGAGGGTAAACTGTTTATTGGGTTTTTCTTTGGTGTTTACAGATTTACAGAAATTTGTTACCATGCGACCATTTGGTGATATGGCCAATCAAAGTGCCAAAGCTGGGTTTGTTGGAGAAAGGGTTCTCACTTAAATAGACTTGAAAAGGAATTATCTGGCATTTTGGTGCCTTTGTTTCCATGGAAATTTGATGGTTTTGAAATGTAGGATAATTGAAGTCTATCTTCAGTGAATATTTTCTGGAAAGAAGATGATTTTATTTGAATAAGAAAAAATTCTGTGTCCTTCCTTTCATTGAAACTATGCTTTTGACAGGGAATATCTCATGTGGTTATATGCACTTGCGGAGAGGAATACAAAGTGGAAGTGGGCATCtgtgcataaaaaaaaaacttgaaacagACGCATGAATTGCGGAAGATGGAAGTCTGAGAATGAAATCATCAGTTGGCTAATGGCTAGAGCCTAGAATACTTGGCCTGCTTTTCAGGTAACTGTTCAAACAAGAACCGAAACCAAATCTAGTTCCTTTCTTGCAACAGGGACataatgatatttgatttagttgttGGTATGGTGCAAGTTGAAATTAATGTCTTTTTGTGCATTGGCATTGGTTAAAGTTGTACAAATTTCCATCACAAACACTATACAATAAGTGAAAATGTCTTTGTGTAAGTGAGAAATTAGTTCTCTTGGATATACACTAATGGAAAAATGTCTTTGACATTCACCTAGCTAACTTGGCTCTGGATAGCAGTCTATCTGCCACTAACTCACCACACATACATTGGTAGTTCTTATACTCCATGCTAACATGGGCTAACGAATGCTTAAACAAAGCACTTTAAGGTGCGTTTGAATGTCCAGTAGACATCATTCATGAACGGGAGGGAGCCCTTTCTGTAGTAGTCAGTAATGAAATTAAAAGATATATAGGGTAGGGTGGAAACGGAAAATTCAGttattttgtatttatatgCTTGCTTGCACAAAGAGAAATTACTTACAGGTTGTGGAGATGTATATTCCCTTATATGTGGCACTCAGACTTTTGCTTGAGTTGTCGAAATATATTCCCCATATAAACAAGTAAAGGAATGGAAAAAACTAAAAGCACCTGATCCCAAGTGCTTCAAGTGCTGCTGAGATATCATGGGCTTGGTAGTTCTCCACGAGGGCAATGTTAAGGCTATCTTGTGGGACCACATCTTCTCTTTTGAAACTGTCTTTACCGTGAATAAGCTTCTCACTGCCATACTCAACAGAGCCTCTTAGAACTAGGGTCTTGTGGAGGCCGGCCAGCAAGTCTTCATTGTCTGTATCTCCTTTTTCCCCGACAAATACAACCACTTTCGAAAGATCAATGGCCCACCTGACAGAAAGATATCTACATAGGAGAATAGAAGAGCAGCTTAGTAATACCAAAATATTCTGATGCTTTCATCAGTGTAGTGTTGCGTAATAATAATACAGTAAGCAAATGAAACCCAACCTTAGTGCTTGTACTCTTGATGCAACTAGGGGTACAACATTTAACCTTGAAGCTACACGAGTGTAGACAAGGTTGCATCGGAAGCCTCTCATCCGCAACAATTGGCGCAGGTCATCAACCCGTCGAGTCTACAATTGTTACAGCAGATCATagatattttttattatgaaaCTACAAATATGTCTTAGGGAACCACTTTCCATTGAGGTTAGTAGTTTCTCGACAGTATAGCAAGTTTCTCACCTTGGCTCCTGGTTTCACACTATAAGAGTAGCACCTAGAGCTACTTGATCTGGCATACTCCACGACATCATCCTCAGCTCCAACTTCTAGCCTGGCTAGCCTTGGAACCATGGACCTCACATTCTCCCCAGGCCATCTGTACTCGATATGGGTTTCATAATCTGCATCAGCTGCTAAATCCCTCCATGGGTAGTACATTTCACTCCCACTTTTGCAGACCAACGCGTCAAAATCTTCTATGTTTACTTGGCACCCTTTAAACGCTTTCATGATATCTTGTAAGCTGGAACCAGTTAACAACACAATGCCTACTCGACCCTGGCCATAGCCTAAGCCTGCTGCTTTCTTTACATTCACTAGAATTTCTTGAAATACCTGGGTGCCGTCTCCATTCTGGTCATAACAGTCGATGGCAATTACAAATAGACTCTGCCTTCTGCCAGGACCATAAGTAGCACCTACATTGCTAGTGGACGAAGACATTCTAGTTATGGCTTCAATCAGTTCCCTCTGTCTAGTTGCTGCATCGAGCTCTCCATTATGCTTGAAGTCTCCTTCCACAGAGAATCTCAAAGAAAGGTCTTCCACATCTTTTAGAGAGTCACTCAATGGTTCTTCAGGAATTGGCGTGATCTGACGACGGGTAGTGGGGTGACGGTTTCTGGAATGTTCAACATGGGAGAGGTAGTTTCGGCAGTGTTCTGGCCACGAAAAGCGGTGGATGTTCTTCAGACCGTTATTTCTGCATTCAAGCCAGAGGTTTTTTTCTCCGACAAGTTTGAGCAGTGCCTCTTCTATGGCTTTCTGGTCATGTGGGTCAACTAGGAGGCCGTTATTTAGTGCCTGGTAATACAGAGTCAGCTATCCGTTAGTTCATTAGACACAAAGCAACAATAAGTATTCCACGTCTCTGATAGTTGTGAGAATCACTAATACAAGTGAGCCACCTCTGTTTGTGGAAATAATGAGGTAACTAAATGTGGTATAAATAATATAGTTACCTTCAGAATATCCACAGGCCCTCCATTTTTGGTGGCGACCACTGGTAAACCATAAGCAGCTGCCTGCAAACAAAACCACAAGAACATTATATACACTGTTTGCAGTGAGGAATTTAGGACAAATAATTACCGTTTCATAAGAATATCTGCACTAGAGCCTAGAAGTGAAGCAGATGATCATGAAAAGCTCACCTCTATAATTGTGAGCCCGAAAGGTTCCACGAGAGCTGGGTTGATGAAAACTCCCTTCAATAGAAATCACTGTAATTTGTTACTCTCAGAAATTGAAGTGTTGAAAAGAAATGACCAGCAGGTAGCATAGTACGAAAACAGATTATTTGGGGACGATGATACAAGGGTCATCTGACCTTGTGAAGTCAACCAAGGctcatttttaaagaaataattGAAGCCCTATATGATACAGTGTGTATGTACCTTTGTTTTTGCAGCTAGACGATAAATGTCTGGCACATCTGATTGCTTGTGATGCTTAGGATAGGCCACTTGCCCATACAGATCATACTTGTCAATGAGCTTGAGTACGGTTGTAAGAACAACCGAGCTACTATTTGACATTTCTTCAATGTCATCTCTGTTACCAAGTATTAGTGTCTGCATAAGCAACAAGTGTAACCCAGCATTAGTGTCTGGTTTAAGAATACATGATCCAGTTATCGGAAATCAAAGTATGAACTTTACCAAGTTGGCTAGCTCCCGAAGAGCTCGGCATTCCCCAAAGGCCTTGAGCAAGGTAGTAACATTTTTCTTGGGGTCAGGACGAGACAATGCAAGTATAGTGGGCTTGTGAGGGTTGGTAAAAAATCGCATTACCTGCATTGCAACAAACGAAATCAGCATCAGCAGGCAATAACATGCCTATTGTAAGTCAGTCTAAACCTAGTTTATTTATAGGAAGATCTCCATTCACTCTTTCCATGGAGGATCGGAAATGCTATGGAGGAGATGGGAGATTGTTTCATTTCCGGTGGACAAAATGCATATATACCTGTATAACCAATTGAAGGGAATGGGAATATGTGAAAGGAGAAATAGGTAGAAGAATATGCAACCTCAGACCAGATTGGAGGCAGATGCCTTTTGCTTTGACCTCTATCAGAGCCAATCAAGGATttgagatctccatctcctTCGGAATCATGGGCAGTAACACAGCTGAAGTCCATGCCTGGCGGTATAACCTAAATGTCGTCACCACATAGTGATTAGTCTGTATAAGACTTTGGGAAGAAAAGAATGAAATATGAGACATGACGTTGTTAAGTCATTAATCTTTCATTTGGAAATCCACAATCATTGACAGTGAGGAGAAGAGAATGTGAAGTGTTGCTTACCACCATTCTTGGCATGTATCGTCCAAGGCAACTGACTCCACGACGTCTCCTAACCCTAAGTTTCCTCTCCAACTTGAGGTCAAAGCCATCGTAGAGTCCCCATTGCTCTTCGATTTCTTGCCTAGTGCTGGTGACCACCGTTTCAGCAGAATCCAACCCCAGCTCCTCACCCTCGATCCTCCTCATGATTTTGTAGGTTGCGTTGATGTCCTCCTTTGTCAACCTCCCTTGTTTGAGCAATTGTTCAAACTTGTTTCGGCCTAACGAATGCCCAGTTAGCACCATTGGCACGTTCAAAGCCCCGGACAAGTGAGCAGCCACCTCCCCAGCATCGGCATAGTGGCCATGGATCACATAAGGCCATGTGGGTTTTCCCCCATTGACTTCTTCACCAAGAGCTCTTGCCATGTTCACAATGTGGCCGATAGCCCCAT
This genomic interval from Malus domestica chromosome 05, GDT2T_hap1 contains the following:
- the LOC103411875 gene encoding sucrose-phosphate synthase 4-like, giving the protein MAGNDWLNGYLEAILDAGNNTRKRDDGRQKISKFEEQVKAEKLFNPTKYFVEEVVNSFDESELHRTWIKVIATRNSREHSNRLENTCWRIWHLARKKKQMAWDDAQRLVKRRLDREQGRRDAEDDLSELSEGEKEKGDVSCAEPTVKDILRSKSDMPVWSDDVNKSRHLYIVLISMHGLVRGENMELGRDSDTGGQVKYVIELARALANTKGVYRVDLLTRQITSPEVDSSYGEPNEMLICPPDGSGSCGAYIVRLPCGPHDKYIPKESLWPHIPEFVDGAIGHIVNMARALGEEVNGGKPTWPYVIHGHYADAGEVAAHLSGALNVPMVLTGHSLGRNKFEQLLKQGRLTKEDINATYKIMRRIEGEELGLDSAETVVTSTRQEIEEQWGLYDGFDLKLERKLRVRRRRGVSCLGRYMPRMVVIPPGMDFSCVTAHDSEGDGDLKSLIGSDRGQSKRHLPPIWSEVMRFFTNPHKPTILALSRPDPKKNVTTLLKAFGECRALRELANLTLILGNRDDIEEMSNSSSVVLTTVLKLIDKYDLYGQVAYPKHHKQSDVPDIYRLAAKTKGVFINPALVEPFGLTIIEAAAYGLPVVATKNGGPVDILKALNNGLLVDPHDQKAIEEALLKLVGEKNLWLECRNNGLKNIHRFSWPEHCRNYLSHVEHSRNRHPTTRRQITPIPEEPLSDSLKDVEDLSLRFSVEGDFKHNGELDAATRQRELIEAITRMSSSTSNVGATYGPGRRQSLFVIAIDCYDQNGDGTQVFQEILVNVKKAAGLGYGQGRVGIVLLTGSSLQDIMKAFKGCQVNIEDFDALVCKSGSEMYYPWRDLAADADYETHIEYRWPGENVRSMVPRLARLEVGAEDDVVEYARSSSSRCYSYSVKPGAKTRRVDDLRQLLRMRGFRCNLVYTRVASRLNVVPLVASRVQALRYLSVRWAIDLSKVVVFVGEKGDTDNEDLLAGLHKTLVLRGSVEYGSEKLIHGKDSFKREDVVPQDSLNIALVENYQAHDISAALEALGIRCF